The sequence below is a genomic window from Glycine max cultivar Williams 82 chromosome 20, Glycine_max_v4.0, whole genome shotgun sequence.
ACATCTTTTTTAGTTGTGATAATTACACGGGCTCATGTAAACAAACAAATGTGTATAAATCTCTATAtttctatttaaatatttaataattttgacttGCAGGTAGCTTATACATTTGATGCGGGGCCAAATGCTGTTCTAATTGCACGCAACAGGAAAGCTGCTACCTCTTTGATTCAGAGGCTGCTTTACTACTTCCCTCCAAATTCAGATGACCTCAGCAGGTTCTAAGTTTTGCAAGTTGCATGCATACTATTCTTAGATTTTtgtcaatcttttgaatttcttAGTTACCTGCAATACACACTTCCTTCAGTTACATTATTGGGGACAAGTCAATTGCAAAAGATGCTGGGATCAATGGAATACAGGATGTAGAAGCTTTGCCGCCACCTccagaaattaaagataatattcCATCACAAAAATACAAGGGGGATGTCAGTTACTTCATATGTACCAGACCTGGAAGGGGACCTGTTTTGCTTTCTGATAGCATTCAAGCACTTCTGAACGATGAAACTGGGCTTCCCAAGTAAGTTCATGGGAAACATTCTGGTGGTTGATCTATTCTTCGTTGGGCTTCACTAGCAGGCTTTTTGAGCCCAAAATATTTTGACTAGAGGACCCTTTCAAGGAAGCACATGCTACTCGTGGCATGATGATTCGTTACTCCTAGTTCGCAGTATGTGTTTGTTTAGGTATCTGTAATTTTTGTTTCAGATCTAGTTGGGCTATTTTGTTGGAGAAAAATAAGTCTCGCTCCTTTTTTTGAATTGAGCAAAATACCTTCAATTCATTTGAGCTTGCGAGTTAAACTTGTCAGTTTTTATCTGAACAATTCTCCCTACTTTGCTATATTTTGATCAAGTGTTCCATTTTATTCCATCGTACTTGGCTTAAAAAGATGCTCATTCACCTTATGGACCCTCAACCGTAACATTTTGTTCAAACCTACATGCATGTAATGTAACCAAGTAGCCAAGCAGAACCCCTGTTATGCAGAAGTACATGCATTTCAACATTGAAACTCGATGTCAATGCTATAACTCGCCAAGTAAGCACTAGAGCAAAATGGAAGGGGAAAGCACCGCACTGGTTTGATAAGCTACCCATGGTTAAGTAACCAGAAGCATTACTTGGTTCAGTTGGTTGAGACATTAAATGTGAAGAGCCCTTTTTATCAATCCTAACACGTTGATGTCTAGCTACATATTGCTTATTTTTGCATGACAGAAAACATGCCATCTGTCCCGttatctatttttcctctcacaAGCAGCAGCGCAAAACTTACATCAACAGCTTCACGTGAACGTTGTCTGTGCCTAGATGATGTAAACAATTGAAAGGcatcatatatgataataaaaaccATGTACCAAAATAACAACCATGAACTGTGTAACCTGTCTTGGAAATGGTTGGATGTCAATCTCCATTGATTATAAGTCTTTTCCTCCAATCACTAGGTCGAAATGTGGTTCTAAACGGGTAAAGCGCTTGCAAAAGGGGTTTGGAGAAGTTAGcatatatttgttaataaatgtCTATTTTAACAATCATATTCCCATCAATGGACCGTAAGGATTTGGATCTATACTAATAGATGTCTAACATATTagattagacaaaaaaaagtgtaataagCCTCAATAATTAAGTGAATTACCCTTGATTTATTTTGACTTCCTTTTGTATGAATGATCATTAAcctgattatataaaaaaattcaaataatatcaaTTAGTGGCAACAAGTTTAAGATTTCTCCTTAAATCGTTTTCCACTACTACTTCAATGTATCAATCTATTAAGCAAAAGCAAATGCTGTCCATATCAGTCAAATATACTACTTGCTCTATGTTCTAAAGATCAATCTACTCATTAGAGAAGTATAAAGGTACGCGGCATTTGTagtaagaaagaagaaaagtgcTACAGATATCAATTACCACAGTCTAGGGCAATGTCAACAAGTGAAAGTAACATATTTCCATGGTCCACACCACCGGAAGTCATGCCATGATGAAACACTTTTTTTCAACATAAGGCCCTTCTAAATTACAAAGGCCTTCCCTCCATTGGGACCATTCACATTATGCTCTCACCTTGTGCTTCCATGGCAAAACCAAAGCTTCACTTGCTGTCCTTTCTCTTCTGCAGCATCTTGCTAAGCTTCTTCCACTGCACATTTTCACTGATCAACCCAGAGGATGAGCCCAGCTGGACTGACATGGAAACTGAAGACATTAACATTGTAAGAACCCGGAGAGATACTTGGAAAAAATGTGACTACTCTGTTGGAAAATGGGTTTTTGATCAATCTTACCCTCTCTATGATTCCAATTGTCCCTATCTCAGCACTGCAGTTGCTTGTCAAAAGAATGGAAGGCCAGATTCTGACTATGAGAAGTGGAAGTGGAAGCCATTTGGTTGTTCCATCCCAAGGTGTTTATATTATCTAAACTTGGACAATTGTTCACATCGCcaccatattattattattattattattattacttttatatGCATGCatgaagaatatattttttttcctctttatttGCTATTGTAATCTCGAAAATAGAATTACTAAAGCTCAAAATTCAGTTGGAAAATAGGCGTTTACTTGCAACTAGAGAGCTTAGGAGGTTATTAGTTAGTAAATCAATTCCACTCTTGGCCAAAGTTACATATAAATTTGGCTTTTTTATGACACCTACAGGTTTGATGCACTGGGATTTCTAAgtaaaatgagaagaaagagaATAATGCTGGTGGGTGATTCCATAATGAGAAACCAATGGGAATCTCTTGTTTGCTTGGTTCAAGGAGTTATTCCAACTGATAGAAAATGGGTGACCTATAATGGTCCTGCAATGGCTTTCCATGCTATGGTATGGcatcaatcaattaatcaaagcttattcttcttttccttttgaaaatgACTGACACCATATAATTCACTTACAGGATTTTGAGACATCAATTGAGTTCTTCTGGGCACCATTGTTGGTAGAACTGAAGAAAGGGGCTGACAATAAGAGAATTCTACATCTGGATTTGATTGAAGAAAATGCAAGGTATTGGAAAGGAGTTGATGTTCTTGTATTTGATTCAGCCCATTGGTGGACTCACTCTGGCCAAACACGCTCGTAAGAAAGCTTTCTCATTCTCTAGTCTTCCCCTTGAATGTAgtatctttttctcttctctccatAATTTAATTCTCAGTAAATAATGACATTTCTAATTTTCTATAGTCTAAAGTCCTCATCAGATAAGAATGCACCAAAGGGTACCAAACCTTTTTGCTATTTTCACATCCTAATGGATTCAGTCTTGATTAATATCAGGTGGGATTATTACATGGAGGGAAATAGTATCATCACAAACATGAATCCTATGGTTGCTTATCAGAAAGGACTCAGTACATGGGCAAGGTGGGTGGATCTTAATTTGGACTCTAGAAGAACCCGAATCATTTTCCGAAGCATGTCACCTAGGCATAACAggtacaatatatttttattgcctaattaaactaaactgttggatttggttactctaaaacaaacaaaaaagtcaAGTGCATAATCTCAGTTGTTGGTGAGAAAATCGACCGTTGCTATTCTAATACATGCATGATTTGTGATGCATGTGTGTATAATATCAGCCATGATTTTCACATTAACAATTGAAATTACTTTATTCTCTAAAGTGAATTGCTCACTTTAGATCTGGATACATCAATTTTTTGCTACACTCAGCTCCTcttgtttcatatttttatatgtagGCTAAATGGTTGGAAATGCTATAAGCAGAGGCAGCCATTACAATTTTTCAGCCACATACACGTTCCTGAACCACTGGTAGTGCTAAAAGGAGTGCTAAAGAGAATGAGATTTCCAGTATATCTGCAAGACATTACAACAATGACTGCTTTCCGAAGAGATGGACATCCTTCAGTGTATAACAAGGCAATGAGTGAAGAGAGGCAGAAAGCAGGCACAGGTCTTTCCTCTGATTGCAGCCATTGGTGCCTCCCTGGGGTGCCAGACATTTGGAATGAGATGCTCAGTTCATTTATCTAACTATGACATTAATAGAATGTCTATGCAAAATGTATGAAGTGTTAAACAACTCATCTAGATCAGGGTTTGTTTTTATCATCTAGAGAGCCTCCAAGAACCAGGTTGTTTGAgtgttttttattatcaatgttaTCTGATCAATAACACTATGCTTGGATTTGTCATTCTGATTTTCACAAGCAGCCAAATCAccttttgtttgtaattttaagTAAAGATTACTGAAATGTAAAATGCATAAATGTGTTATGTATTAGTAATGAGTATGTTAATGTAAAACCACCCCACCTTAGAAACCAAACAACCTTAAGATTTAAGAACAGGTAGCATTTTTGAGCTGGCTTCTAAGGTTGGTTCAAAGGTAGAGATCCTTAGGGAGACCTCCATGACTTCTACCTATTACCTCCTAAGCACTTTTGCtccattgaaacaaaaaaaaaggttgagatTTTAAACTTATTCAAAAAAACAGTTTATTAAATgtaaaca
It includes:
- the LOC100803650 gene encoding protein trichome birefringence-like 36, giving the protein MLSPCASMAKPKLHLLSFLFCSILLSFFHCTFSLINPEDEPSWTDMETEDINIVRTRRDTWKKCDYSVGKWVFDQSYPLYDSNCPYLSTAVACQKNGRPDSDYEKWKWKPFGCSIPRFDALGFLSKMRRKRIMLVGDSIMRNQWESLVCLVQGVIPTDRKWVTYNGPAMAFHAMDFETSIEFFWAPLLVELKKGADNKRILHLDLIEENARYWKGVDVLVFDSAHWWTHSGQTRSWDYYMEGNSIITNMNPMVAYQKGLSTWARWVDLNLDSRRTRIIFRSMSPRHNRLNGWKCYKQRQPLQFFSHIHVPEPLVVLKGVLKRMRFPVYLQDITTMTAFRRDGHPSVYNKAMSEERQKAGTGLSSDCSHWCLPGVPDIWNEMLSSFI